The Mytilus edulis chromosome 12, xbMytEdul2.2, whole genome shotgun sequence genome contains a region encoding:
- the LOC139499064 gene encoding neurogenic locus notch homolog protein 1-like, whose product MAVNLKDIRLKVKFTKKKPDYENTTIGPPRTVDTSDENQQEYEEVDVKATTPNEKLNPPNHNEYLDWDDRQKVKSNADTNKKSDKTETKKHEDDVKLPKVIHENTDKTVLKWKIISIISIILWIGMASALIAITTLSDKDIRCENSKCENSGTCYAKDGITRCACPNGFTGSLCSITPCSGVDCLNNATCIYNTTYPMYTCRCPAGFSGASCDVTPCSSFPCLNNGTCSIKDSTYTCSCKAETSGNQCQITPCSSSPCKNNGSCSFHGPAYNCTCKSGSTGLNCEVLKCELGGLKCDFEIEDDPNCFLQQDIFDDIDWTRNSGKTPSTNTGPCSAYQGSFYYYLEASSAAINATARLLSQDLNIDSNMCLTFRYHMYGSHIGTLNVYQMSALQLTLSGDQGVYWLLSMLNLDKNLIDFWGNTRITIEAIRGTSYQGDISIDDVKIISC is encoded by the exons ATGGCTGTTAACCTAAAAGACATTCGTTTGAAAGTGAAATTCACAAAAAAGAAACCTGATTACGAGAATACGACCATTGGACCTCCTAGAACAGTTGACACAAGCGACGAAAACCAACAAGAATACGAGGAGGTAGATGTGAAAGCAACAACTCCCAACGAGAAATTGAATCCCCCAAACCACAATGAGTATCTTGACTGGGACGACAGACAAAAGGTCAAGTCAAATGCAGATACGAACAAAAAATCAGACAAAACTGAAACTAAAAAGCATGAAGATGATGTCAAACTCCCCAAAGTTATTCATGAGAATACAGACAAGACTGTGTTGAAGTGGAAAATCATATCAATCATTTCCATCATTTTGTGGATTGGAATGGCATCAGCGCTAATTGCAATAACAACGCTTTCAGATAAAG ATATACGGTGTGAAAACAGTAAGTGTGAAAACAGTGGAACATGCTATGCCAAAGATGGTATAACCAGATGTGCTTGTCCGAATGGTTTCACTGGAAGTCTTTGCAGCA TTACACCATGTTCAGGAGTAGATTGTTTAAATAATGCGACCTGTATATACAATACCACCTATCCAATGTACACTTGTCGTTGCCCTGCTGGATTCTCAGGTGCAAGTTGTGATG TCACACCATGTTCAAGTTTTCCTTGTTTAAACAATGGAACATGTAGTATAAAAGATTCAACGTATACATGTTCCTGTAAAGCAGAGACATCTGGAAACCAATGTCAAA taACTCCGTGTTCCAGCTCTCCTTGTAAAAATAACGGCAGTTGCAGTTTTCATGGTCCCGCTTACAATTGCACTTGCAAAAGTGGATCTACAGGACTCAATTGTGAAg ttcttAAATGTGAATTGGGAGGTCTAAAATGTGATTTTGAAATCGAAGACGATCCAAACTGCTTTCTTCAGCAAGATATATTTGATGACATTGATTGGACCCGCAATTCG GGCAAAACACCTAGCACTAACACCGGTCCATGCAGTGCCTATCAAGGATCATTCTATTATTATTTGGAAGCTTCATCAGCAGCTATCAATGCAACAGCAAGACTGTTATCACAGGATTTAAATATAG ACTCTAATATGTGCCTAACTTTCCGGTACCACATGTATGGATCGCACATTGGAACTTTGAATGTATACCAGATGTCTGCCTTGCAGTTGACGCTTTCGGGAGACCAAGGCGTCTACTGGCTTTTAAGTATGCTAAATCTCGACAAAAACCTTATTGACTTTTGGGGGAATACAAGG ATAACTATTGAAGCTATACGGGGCACCAGTTATCAAGGCGACATTTCAATTGATGATGTAAAAATTATAT
- the LOC139498064 gene encoding thyroid hormone-induced protein B-like produces the protein MNGISGNHCQTKTDMYGNQCPFNPCSRLPCKNNGICRVDGSSYTCTCTSGSFGTDCEDLKCDFEIKEDPNCFLQQDLSDDANWMHWSGKTPTSQTGPEAAYEGCYYYYFETSNPLRSGAKSRLISKNLDIDVNRCLTFTYHMYGEHMGTLNIYQMSDLKWTRSGNQNNSWKLDKIHLDEKLTDSKGYSKITFEAIRGTSYLSDIAIDNVKILTC, from the exons atgaatGGAATATCAGGAAACCACTGTCAAACTAAGACTGATATGTATGGTAACCAGTGTCCAT TTAACCCATGTTCCCGTTTACCATgcaaaaataatggaatttgcAGGGTTGATGGCTCATCATACACATGTACTTGTACCAGTGGATCTTTTGGGACTGATTGTGAAG ATCTAAAATGCGATTTTGAAATCAAGGAAGACCCAAACTGTTTTTTGCAGCAAGATTTATCTGACGATGCAAATTGGATGCACTGGTCG GGTAAAACACCAACTAGTCAAACTGGCCCAGAGGCTGCCTATGAAGGATGCTACTATTATTATTTTGAGACTAGTAATCCATTGAGGAGTGGGGCAAAATCAAGATTgatatcaaagaatcttgatatAG ATGTAAATCGGTGTCTGACATTTACATATCATATGTATGGAGAGCACATGGGAACTCTAAACATATACCAGATGTCAGATTTAAAATGGACACGATCAGGAAACCAAAACAACTCATGGAAGTTAGATAAAATACATCTTGACGAAAAATTAACTGATTCCAAGGGATATAGCAAG ATAACTTTCGAAGCTATACGAGGGACAAGTTATTTAAGCGATATCGCTATTGATAATGTGAAGATTTTGACTTGCTAA